The Rhizobium viscosum genomic sequence CGAGAACGTTCATTGGGGCAATACGGCCGCAATCGACCAGATGAACAATATGACCGCCAATTTCAACAATTGGGGCCTCGATGGCGCTAACGTCGCGGTCAAGCAAATGGTCGGCCTTGCGACCAAGCAGGCAATGATCCTTTCCTTCAGCGACATATTCCTGATGCTGACTGTGCTTTTCCTGGCGATGGTCCTTGGCGTCTTCATGATCAAGAAACCCGCGCCGCAAGGCGGCGGGGGAGGCGGTGGCGGCCACTGACCTCCGGCCGTCACTGCAAGAAAGGCCCTCTTCGGAGGGCCTTTTTGTTTTTCTGCATAGGCGGTTTCGTTCCCTTCAACAGGGTGTTTTCCAGCTCACGCATTTTTTTGATTTACGTACATCAAATTTGGCGCTAATGGTCTCGTTCAGGAGGAGTGATGAGGCCAACCGTTCATGATATCGCCGCTGCGGCTGGCGTCAGTCTTGCGACTGTGGACCGGGTTCTGAACCAGCGGCCGGGCGTACGCCATGTGACGCGGGAAAAGGTCGAAACCGCGATCCGCGATCTCGGCTATGTGCGCGACGTGGCCGCTGCAAACCTGGCCAAAGGCCGCGTCTATCCGCTGACCTTCATCCTGCCCGCCAGCGACAACTCCTTCATGCATGGCCTGAATGCCGAAATCCGTGCGGCGATCGCGCGCTCGGTCGCCGAGCGTACGGATATCCGCATCGTCGAGGTGCCTGCCTTCGATCCGCAGGCCTTGGTGCGTGAGCTGGAAATGCTTGCGGCCGAAAAGCCCTCCGGTGTCGCGCTTGTCGCGACCGATGCGCCCGATGTGCGCGCCGCCGTCGATCGGTTGGTGAAAGATGGCATTCCTGTCGTTACGCTCGTCTCCGATCTGACAGGATCGCTGCGCCACCACTATGCCGGCGTCGACAATATTGCGGCAGGGCGCACCGCTGCGCGTCTGCTCGGGCGCTTCCTTGGCGGCGCCAAGGGCGAGATTGCCATTCTGGCCGGCTCCATGCTGGTACGCGATCATCGTGAACGTCTGGAGGGCTTCGCAGCCGTCATGGCTCAGGAGTTTCCGGCGCTGCATCTTTTGTCGGTTCTCGAAGGGCGGGACGACCCTGAAGTCGCCCACATGCTGATTGCTGATGCGCTTGCGAAGAACGACGGCATCATCGGCATTTACAGCCTCGGTGCCGGTAATCGTGGTCTGATCCGGGCGCTCAAGGAAAAGGCTGTCGACAGGGCGCTGACGGTGATTGCCCATGAATTGACGGCCCATACGCGCGCTGCCCTTCTCGACGGCACTATCGACGCAATCCTCAATCAGGATGCCGGCCATGAGGTGCGCAGCGCGATCCGTGTTCTCAAGGCAAAGGCGGACGGGCTTTCGGTCATCGATGCGCAGGAGCGCATTCGCCTCGACATATTCCTGAAAGACAATCTGCCGTAACGGCAAAGGGAGAAATACCACATGTATCTGGGTCTCGATCTCGGAACTTCGGGCGTCAAGGCGATGCTCATCGACGGTGATCAGAAGATCATCGGCTCGGCCAATGGTTCGCTCGACGTCTCGCGTTCGCATTCCGGCTGGTCCGAACAGGAGCCGGCCCATTGGGTCCGGGCCACGGAAGAGGCTGTTGCCGGCCTCAAGGCCAAACATCCGAAGGAGCTTGCTGCCGTCAAGGGTATCGGCCTCTCCGGCCAGATGCACGGCGCGACTCTGCTCGACGCCTCCGACAAGGTGCTGCGCCCCTGCATCCTCTGGAACGATACGCGCTCCTATGTCGAGGCTGCGGCACTCGACGCCGATCCGCGCTTCCGCAAGCTGACCGGCAATATCGTTTTTCCGGGCTTCACCGCACCGAAGCTTGCCTGGGTCGCCAAGAACGAGCCCGAGATCTTTGCCAGAGTCGCCAAGGTTCTGTTGCCGAAAGACTATCTGCGCCTCTGGCTTACGGGTGAACATATCTCTGAGATGTCCGACTCGGCCGGTACGTCCTGGCTCGATACCGGCAAGCGCGCATGGTCGTCGGAACTGCTGGCTGCGACCAATCTCGATGAAAAGCAGATGCCGACGCTTGTTGAGGGCACGGAGCAAGGCGGCAAGCTGCGCGGCGAGCTCGCTTCGGCCTGGGGCATTTCCGGCGATGTCGTCGTTGCCGGCGGGGCAGGGGACAATGCGGCTTCGGCTTGCGGTATGGGTACGGTCAGCGATGGCGCTGCCTTCGTTTCGCTTGGAACATCGGGTGTTCTCTTTGCCGCCAACGCTGCCTATCTGCCGAAGCCGGAAAGTGCTGTTCATGCTTTCTGCCATGCGCTGCCGAATACCTGGCACCAGATGGGCGTCATCCTCTCGGCGACCGATGCGCTGAATTGGCATTCGTCGGTTACCGGCAAGTCGGCCGCCGATCTCACCAGCGAACTCGGCGAAAGCCTGAAGGCGCCGAGCGGCGTCACCTTCCTTCCTTACCTCTCGGGCGAGCGCACGCCGCACAATGATGCGGTCATCCGCGGCGCCTTCATCGGCCTCGAGCACGAAAGCAGCCGTGCGGTGCTGACGCAGGCAGTGCTGGAAGGCGTCTCCTTCGCGATCCGCGACAATCTGGAAGCGCTGCGTTCGGCCGGCACTGATATTTCCCGTGTCACGGCGATCGGCGGCGGTTCGCGTTCCCGCTACTGGCTGGCCTCTATCGCGACTGCGCTCGGCGTTCCTGTCGACCTGCCGGCCGACGGCGATTTTGGCGCAGCCTTCGGTGCTGCCCGCCTTGGCCTGATTGCGGCAACGGGTGCCGATCCGGTTGCCGTCTGCACGCCGCCGGTGACCGCCGGGACGATCGAGCCGGTCGCTGCGCTGACCGGCGCCTATGAGGATGCCTACAAGCGCTACCGCTCCGTCTACCCGGCGATCAGGTCGCTGGCCCATTGAGAACTGCAGCCGGCAGCCCCTCATCCGCCTGCCGGCACCTTCTCCCCGATGGGGAGAAGAGACTCGTGGCACTGCCTCATGCCCTTCTCCCCTCGGGGAGAAGGTGGCCCGAAGGGTCGGATGAGGGGCGCGCACGGCACTGACGATAAGACTGAACGACAAACCCAAGGAGAACCCAAATGAGCACCGGATTTTTCGGCGACATCCAGAAAGTGAAGTACGAAGGCCCAGACAGCACCAATCCGCTGGCCTTCCGCTACTACCAGCCGGACGAAATCGTTCTCGGCAAGCGCATGGAAGACCATCTGCGCTTTGCAGTCGCCTACTGGCACACGTTCACCTGGCCGGGCGGCGATCCCTTCGGTGGCCAGACCTTCCTGCGTCCGTGGTTCGAAGACACGATGAAGGCTGCCAAGCTCAAGGCTGACGTTGCTTTCGAATTTTTCTCATTGCTCGGCGCCCCTTACTACTGCTTCCATGACGCTGACGTGCGTCCGGAAGGCAAGAACTTTGCCGAAAACACCAAGAACCTGAACGAGATCGTCGACTATTTCGCCGAAAAGCAGGCCGCCACCG encodes the following:
- a CDS encoding LacI family DNA-binding transcriptional regulator, with product MRPTVHDIAAAAGVSLATVDRVLNQRPGVRHVTREKVETAIRDLGYVRDVAAANLAKGRVYPLTFILPASDNSFMHGLNAEIRAAIARSVAERTDIRIVEVPAFDPQALVRELEMLAAEKPSGVALVATDAPDVRAAVDRLVKDGIPVVTLVSDLTGSLRHHYAGVDNIAAGRTAARLLGRFLGGAKGEIAILAGSMLVRDHRERLEGFAAVMAQEFPALHLLSVLEGRDDPEVAHMLIADALAKNDGIIGIYSLGAGNRGLIRALKEKAVDRALTVIAHELTAHTRAALLDGTIDAILNQDAGHEVRSAIRVLKAKADGLSVIDAQERIRLDIFLKDNLP
- the xylB gene encoding xylulokinase; translated protein: MYLGLDLGTSGVKAMLIDGDQKIIGSANGSLDVSRSHSGWSEQEPAHWVRATEEAVAGLKAKHPKELAAVKGIGLSGQMHGATLLDASDKVLRPCILWNDTRSYVEAAALDADPRFRKLTGNIVFPGFTAPKLAWVAKNEPEIFARVAKVLLPKDYLRLWLTGEHISEMSDSAGTSWLDTGKRAWSSELLAATNLDEKQMPTLVEGTEQGGKLRGELASAWGISGDVVVAGGAGDNAASACGMGTVSDGAAFVSLGTSGVLFAANAAYLPKPESAVHAFCHALPNTWHQMGVILSATDALNWHSSVTGKSAADLTSELGESLKAPSGVTFLPYLSGERTPHNDAVIRGAFIGLEHESSRAVLTQAVLEGVSFAIRDNLEALRSAGTDISRVTAIGGGSRSRYWLASIATALGVPVDLPADGDFGAAFGAARLGLIAATGADPVAVCTPPVTAGTIEPVAALTGAYEDAYKRYRSVYPAIRSLAH